ttgatgtcttcactattattctacaatgtagaaaatagtcaaaatataaaaataaaaaaactggaatgagtaggtgtgtacaaagctttgactggtactgtatacaaccTATTGAGATTTTCAAAGTCTAACGAACATTCAAATTGACAATCACTTACAAACGGTTTAGGTAAAATAGGCTATTTCACAGTTTTTCATTGATTAAAATGTTTCAGACATTTGTGAATGAAATGCCATTAATATAGGGTGAAGTCCGCATTAGTGGggcatcaggtgtagtgggacatttGTGTTTGAGAGTACTGTACTATGGTCATTTTGCAAACCAatcacaacaaatgttattttgggGTTGCTACTGCATGTGTTCTGTGTTGGTTAGTGTGACATCACATCATTGATGGACATACCCATCATTGATGGTCAGGTTTAGAAGGGGGTGACCCGTTGAAATAGATGAAAAACCGCTGTACTATGAAACCTTGCACTAGAATGACAAGGCTGTCATTCTGTCAATTATAATTTAACAATCTAGCATTTTGGTGTTAAAATTAATAGTTATTGATAGCGTTTTGAAATGTAATAAACATTCATGTAACCAGCTTGAATATTTGATTCAATCTGATTTATAGTACTGTCCCATATCTAATGAAGGAAATGACAGACAGGGAACTTTTCAGCTATAGAAATGCACAACATAAACCTTTAATCAATTTAAATATAATTTCCTTCATTAGATATTCTAAAGTACATTGAAatatgttgttgtagttgttcaTAACGTCTCAAAATCAAGTCTAGACGCTATATAGCCCATAAATATCATGGGATGACAGTGAAAGGAATTAAAGGGAAATAACGAGGGTGGTATGGAAAGAAATGAAGAGCAATGACATGTAAGAAATGTAGGCTAGAAAATAACCTCAATTTATGAAAGGGGACAGCATTTAGGGAATAATAGATTCAGGATCAATTAAAAGCTGAACAGCTCCTTTAGATAGATTTTCACCAAGAGCTTGGAATATCCCCAAATCAATTTCCCAATAGCATTGAGAGGGTCTAATAGAAGATTATTGacaaaataaaaagtaaaaaaaacagAGTGTGTTATCTATATGCCTCTACAAAGTCTTATTGATGGTTTCATAACAAGTGCCAGGTGAAGTGGGACACTAATGTATTTCTAATGAGTAAATAGTGTCCCACTTCAACGACTTAAATGTCCCACTAAAACTAGGAAAAGTAGGGGTCTGATGTTATTTTAGGGGTATTAGCATCCACTGAATAATACATGATCAACTTGCTTCATCATCAAAATGTAGATAAGACCTTAATTAATTGAAATAAACATACATTGAGTAGGGGTAGACTTATTTTGATTGTGTACATAGCCATCTACCAAAAAGTGGCCCACTCATGCATATATCACCCTAACTAAACAAAATGCTACCATCATTGATATTCACATGAAGAGCAGTCTCCTCCATTCATGTTACGTTGCACCTTTTGAAATCCTTAGCATAAAACACCTTAAATATCATAACATTAGAGTGCGGACATACCTGCACCTTCTGCCTCGGGAACATTGCGTACCTGCTCGTCTCCTGAACCTCCCAGTTTGGAGCCCAAGTTAAGCCTTTGCCGCGCCAATACAGGGTTTCtctttttgcccccccccccccccccccccctctctctctcgctctctctctctcttttttttttaaatgcagcaTGGGTGCCCCCCTTCTATTCCTCTTGATCATGCATGCATCTTTAAAACCGGGTCACATAAACATTGTATGTCCCCGATAAAAGACAGtatgcagagagagatagacatagCTAAGCTACATTAAACAGTTAATTGCATGTACAAGCttgctttatttatttttcaaaatAAAGGTATGATCATGTCAGTATGAAATTAGGCTATAGGATTCTGCAGCTATTGGCTAATAGTcgtaggctaggctaggctagtcaGTGGTATAAGCTGATATGTAACATATCTAAATAGACAACAGCATCTATTTGTTTGGCGGCGCATCCAATGGCTGCGCATCCAAGTTAAGCTTCCCCTAAAGTAAATTGAATTGAACTTGCCATAATGATATACTTACTGCTCtctatacaaaaaaaaaaaaaatcatttaaaACACCACACCAGTGTGCatgatttagccacagaggataaatagcttctttaaaaaatatatatgttggtTGATTGCTTTAAATCCCAGCGCAGCGCATAACCTAAACTCAGGAATCGCGCAATTTGGGCAGCGCGTGTAGCAAATATCAAATAGCTGATTGTTCATTTACAGCTGTCAGTGTAAAGCATCtacaaccctaaacctaacacaaTATTTCAAAATTTAATTGCCGGGAAAAGCACAAACGAGAGGAGACAAAAACAAATCTCTAACCTGTTTGTctttagttaaactaacaacatTCCCAACTCCCAAAGGAGCCTATTATATTGGCACTATAGCAGAGAGCGTCGATGAgtgcatattcactgtctttaTCATTGGGTGAGTCCGTGCCACTGGTAGTTTTTTTTAGGACAATAATTTCCTCCTCTTGGCTAGATGGACGTCATGTTCTCCCCTTTTCATGGGCCTCGATTAGATGGTTGCATTCAAGACAATgtcgtttttattgatctcagcTTTTGATCTTAGCATTTTTGTGATATTAAAGATTCGGACATGGAGAGTAAAGTGTCGTAGatttgcatgaaatgtgtttgtAAAAGGCAAAAATGTTCTCGCATCACAATTTTTTGGGGAAAATCGGGGGCTGAGCTCTGGACCTGTGCAAAGAAAGGAGTGGGAAATCAGAACGGACTTTTTTCGCGAACAGTTATTTAGCCTATATTATTAGCCTAATTTATGACTATGCAATATACTCATTACATTATAGGAATAGTTGGCTATTTTACATCAGTCTGCACATGCGACGATagatgcatgcaatgctttatcATTAAGGTGAAAAATATAGCTTCCCCAAACGTTAAAGTGACGCGCCCCCTATTGTTTGACAGAAAAATTATAATTTTGTGAGACGTGACTGGGGCAAATTGAAGGCAGCTAGAAAGAGAGCAAAAGCCCTATTTTATTTACTCTTTGCAGACAGAAAGCAATGCTGCGACCTAGTGGTTGTGGCCCGACGGTTCTGGTTCAACCTTGTTGTGACGCTACCTCACTTCCGTCCTGTACTATGAAAACATGGCGCACCGCAGCGGCGGAGGAGCTGGCTGTTCAAGAAGACAGTAAAGTCCATTCTTGACTGATTTTGATAAACCAGACCAGTCTATTATTTCGTCTGCAGGGACCAGGAACAGAGACGACGCTTTGTGAGAAATAAAAAGTAAATGTTCAATGTTTGTTAGAACCAGACAGTAGACAGATTTGCTATCAAAGCCAGACAACAATCACAATGCACCTAGAAGCGGCACTGTGGTGTTGCCTACTCGTTACATTGTAGTAAAATGTTGCAGTATGGGATTTCTACATTGCAGAGCCATTGTTGACACTTAGTAGTTCGATAATCAATCAGTGAGCAGTTGTCATAATGTGAAGACAATTAGCAAGTTTACACCAAGGATTTAGAACGTCGGGATAACGGAATTGCTCAACCACGACGTTTTATGGTAATCTGGAATAGACTTCAATGGTATAAGTAGATCCGACAggtgtttgtttttttaaccaTGCGTGTCCATAACGTGGGTTTTTGCTTTGATGAACTAACCTCTAATAACTGTCATTTTGTAGTTCTTCATAACTCAGTTCCCTCCAAAAAATTATGCAAACTTTAATCTGGGCATGCTTTACTCATCGTAAGCATTACAGCAGTGAGTGACTTTCCTGACATCCTATGCTCTCCTAGGTTGCCATCATGAGCAACAGAAGGAAGCGTGCCCCGCCGGTGAGGGTAGATGAGGAGGCCAAGAAGAAGCTGAGCTGGAACATGCATGAGGACCGCAGGATTGAGACTCTACTCCAAGAAGAGGAAGACCAGATTCCAACCAGCTCATTTCTGTCCACCGGCCACCACATCCCAACTGCTTCCCTTCTCCTCACCGGCGACCAGATTTCAACCAGTTCCCTTCTTTCAACCACCCACCAGATCCCAACCGGTTCTCTTCTCTTGAGCGTCCAGGAGGACTGTGAGGCAAGCTGCTCCAGCTCAGGAGCTCTGTTGTCAGACCTAGGACTAGGAGATGACCCCCAGCTCCCTGCTTCCTCCTCCacagacacctcctcctccaccttcctctccctcactgTGCTTCCTCTTTGTGACCTGGCTCACATCTGGAAGTCTCTGATCGGGGAGTTCAGCCTCCGTCCTCCCCCTCTGTGGGTTAATCCCCCGGGCTGTGACCAGAGGGCCTTCACCCTTCGTAGGACAGGAGATCAGTTGTACCTCAGTTTGACCAGCAGCAGCGAAGAGAGTAGTACTAGTacaggaggactggagatgaggccTCTGGATAGGACCTGCCCAGTGGAGTGTTTCCTGGCTGGAGGGATAGTATTGGAGGAGCTGGACTGGCTGCAGAAGAGAAGAGCTGTGCAGCTGTGTCATCAGCCAGGAGAGGATGAAATTAAGGTGTGCAGTTTCACTTTATAAACTATGTGATCACTTGGAGAGTAGTGtcaatattacatttttttcagttCACAAGCGCTTCAATGAAATGTGTAGTTTATTCAGCATGGTGGCTGATGTAGTCACCCATCGATTGTGTTCGGCCATTACGGTTATGAATATGGAATGAATTATTAAATTGCCTTTTATTTTGCTGTTTATATTTCTGAAGAAGTGCAGTGGTGTTTTTTCTCCTGTGTTTGTTGGCCTTCCCGCGGCAGGTGGGGATATATGTACTGGAATCGGGATTGGGAAAGCCTGAATTCCTCAGCGAGGGAAACGGACGGATTAGAAAGGCAAATCAACTGATACAGAAGTTAATGGAGTTTTACTATGACTTTATCATCCCCGGTGAGTAACTTgtacctcttcttcttcttcttcttcctcctccctctcctcctgggtCGTTCCATCAATCcagtgccttttgagaagtgtaacttggaccgatattttttttatttcacctcattTTAACATTCTGCCATAAatagcacatgttcaacttttttaaaaaacaacatgttttcccatctcaagaggtaaaaaaaaaaaaatgactatAGTAAATGTCTATtaggtgccaaataaagtaacaaggTTGACCGTAACGGGGTTGATAATTTCTTCTTAAATCCACCATAAAACCCCTTGTGaaagggggaatggaagcttgttgtgtgcgacagggagtggcaattgaatgcaacaaaaaaaaaaacatttctagcctgtctatctacgGTTAACAAGGTTTTtgtccaccacaaaacaccagaaaaaaagagtagaaccagctcgactatgatttgactattgaAATATTTAAcgaggaatagtttcaccatattaaaatgagagttcagttcacgaaacagggttgacctttaaatgagggacagatgtaaataatactaatcacattaaataaatcaTCTTCAGAAATTGTCaaggcaacaaaataactagggctttacaacaATGGTGAAAACTTGGATGCATTTTGAGGTTATGTGGGTTCAAATCCAGAGAGTGCCACGGAGGGGAGTCATAGAGGGTGCACGGAGAGGCGTGTACAAATGCTGGAttttggcggcaggtagcctagcggttaagagcgttgggccagtaaccgaaagttcgaatccccgagccgactgtgaaaaatctgtctgtgcccttgagcaagatacttaaccctaattgctcccgtaagtcgctctggataagagcgtctgctaaatgaatcaattgtagaaaataaaataacaaaacagGCACTTTAGCTAGTCTTTATTCAGAAtaaaaatctgatttattgaattctccatgtggtctatattaaagggcacttcatttaatataacaggcttttaaaattcaataatgttgcacaatttctacttaatcAGATGGAATCAAAACGTACTCATTTCTTGGAACAACCCTCCTTTACTTCTCCTCAATTGACCCATGACACTCTGTGTACCATTTCTCTGGTACCATGTTAGAAGTGGTGTCGACCGAGGAGGAGGAGTGTGACACTGACTTGGAGAGGCAGAACGTGGAGGAGCTGTATGATTACGTCAGACACCTCCACCAGAGAGAGAACCAGGACGTGAGCATAGATGTACAGCACAAGGCTCTTATCCCAGTCCTCAGGCCATACCAGAGTCAGGCTGTTAACTGGATGCTGAGGAGAGAGAAGTACAGGAGCAGTAGCTCTTCTCAAGGTAAACATTCTCCCTGCAGGCAAAACAGGTTGAAATGAATCCATTTTGCCTGCCAGGTTGTACATTATGGAACTAATTCCAAATAGGAAAGTATTTTTGATTTTGATTATCTTGGACAACAGTAACAATATGTAGTTTCCCCTTCCCAGAACAATCTCTAAATTTCCTATGGAGGGAGCTTGTCACATTGTGTGGGAAGAAGCTATTCTACAATCCATATACAGGCGGGTATGACCTTATCTACAAATATCTTCATTATCAGACACTGGCAGATAACACAAATCATAAACATAAAGAAATATAATCAATCAGcctctgaactgtgtttaatacattgtTATTACATGGATATCACTTTTTATTACAGTTTATGTTGTCAATGTCATGACCCTATCTCCCTGTTGCAGCCTGATAGTGTTTTCACTGTTTTTAAATGCATACCAACATACATGGACCATTTCCTGTCTATTGCGCTAATTCTCCTTCCTCCCTGCAGCCTGATTCGTGAGTTCCCCCTGGCCGGGGTGGAGTGGCCTGGGGGGATCCTGGCTGATGAGATGGGGCTGGGGAAGACTGTGGAGGTCCTGGCTCTTATACTGAACAACAGCAGACAGGGCCTGAAGCAGGAGGCCCTCACCCTGCCTCTGGTGAGAACCATGTTATGATGGAGGGGGTGGCTGtcgtcttatcggctcttaaccagccatgctattttgtttgttttttcgcgttgttcgtaacttgttttgtacataatgttgctgctaccgtctcttatgaccgaaaggagcttctggacatcagaactgcgattactcacctcagattagacgaagagtttttcttcaatgagtctgacgggagggatatactacagacacctgaccaggcccagatctccgtcattcgctggagaaggaaactgagatttCGCAGAAAATGACCAGGGTGCCTAGTGAGGATCAGGCggcgagtggctaatctgcctttgccttccgtcctgctagctaacgttcaatcgctgggaaataaatgggacgaactgaaagcacgtatatcctacaaaCAGGACATTaataactgtaatatcttatgtttcaccgagtcgtggcagaacgacgacattaagaacatacagctggcaggttatacactatcggcaggatagaacagcagcctctggtaagacacgtatgtaaacaacagctggtgcacaatatctaaggaagtcttatGGCTTTGTGCTTGAGtaactcatgataagctgtagaccacactatttacctagagagttttcatctgtatttgtcgtagctgtctacataccaccacagaccaatgctggccctgaaaccgcactcaatgagctgtataaggccataagcaaacaagaaaacactcatccagaggcggcgctcctagtggccggggactttaatgtagggaaacttaaatcagttttacctaatttctatcatcatgttaaatgtgcaaccagagggaaaaaaattctagaccacctttactccaaacacagagatgcatacaaaaccTTCcctcatttggcaaatctgaccataatgctatcctcctgattcctgcttacaagcacaaATTAAagtaggaagcaccagtgactcggtctataaaaagtggtcagatgaagcagatgctaaactacaggactgttttgctagcacagactggaatatgttctgggattcttccgatggcattgaggagtacaccacatcagtcactggctttatcaataagtacatcgaggatgtcgtccccacagtgactgtatgtacataccccaactagaagccatggattacaggcaacattcacacttagctaaagggtagagcttccgctttcaaggagcgggactctaacccggaagcttataagaaatcccgctatgccctccgacgaaccatcaaacaggcaaagcgtcaataaaggactaagatcgaatcgtactacaccggttccgacgctcgttggatgtggcagggcttgcaactattacagactacaaagggaagcacagccgagagcctaccagatgagctaaataacttctatgctcgcttcgaggcaagtaacactgaagcatgcatgagagcatcagctgttccggacaactgtgtgatcacgctctccgcagccgatgtaagagctttaaacatgtcaacattcacctagccgcagggccagacgaattaccaggacttgtactcagagcatgcgctgaccaactggcaagtgtcttcactgacattttcaacctctccctatctgagtctgtaataccaacatgtttcaagcagaccaccatagtccttgtgcccaagaacactaaggcaacctgcctaaatgattaccgacccgtggctctcacgtctgtagccatgaaatgcttgaaaggctggtcatggctcacatcaacaccattatcccagaaaccctagacccactccaatttgcatactgcaccaacagatccacagacgatgcaatctctattgcactccacactcccctttcacacctggacaaaaggaacacctatgtgagaatgactacagttcagcgttcaacaccatagtgccctcaaagctcaacactaagctaaggaccctgggactaaacacctctctctgcaactggatcctggacttcctgacatccgccacgctgatcctcaacacgggggcccctcaggggtgcgtgctcagtcccttcctgttctccctattcactcatgactgcacggccaggcacgactccaacaccatcattaaagtttgctgatgacacaacaaagATGAGAcggtctatagggaggaggtcagagacctggctgtgtggtgcaaggacaacaagcTCTTCCTCAAcgggatcaagacaaaggagctggttgtggactacaagaaaaggaggaccgagcacacccctattctcatcgacggggctgtagtggagcaggttgagagcttcaagttccttggcgtccacatcaccaacaaactaacatggtccaagcacaccatccaggacctgtatgccaggcggtgtcagaggaaggccctaaaaattgtcaaagactccagccaccctagtcatagactgctctctctgctaccgcacggcaagcggcaccggagcgccaagtcttggtccaagaggcttctaaacatcttctacccccaagccataagactccggaaaagctcatcaaatggctacccagactatttgcattacccccccccccccttctacgctgctgctactcggttattatctatgcatagtcactttaataactctatgtacatattacctctacaccggtgcccccgcacattgactctgtaccggtaccccctgtatatagccccgctattgttatttaccgcTGCTCTTTAATATTTGTTATTCTGATCTCTTacttttttaggggggggggggtattttcttaaaactgcattgttggtgaagggcttgtaagtaagcatttcactgtaaggtctctattacacctgttgtattcggcgcatgtgacaaataagaggGCATCAAATGGCACTTTGACTTTCTCTCCTGTTTTGACTTTATTGGCACATCAGAGATGGGGGGGAAAAAATCAAAGATACTCCCATTGATTGATGAACGCATAGGGTTGTCTCTCTTGTGATTTTCAGGGAAAGTCTGTGAATTATTTTGTACCACCTCCGCGACCAGAAGAAGAGGAGATGCATATAATTCACTGCAAGTCAGAGGCTCAACATAAAGTGAAAATATCCTACCCAAGTAAGTCACTGATGATGTTGGCTACATCCTTTCAAATGAGCGTTTTTGATGGGGTTTTTTTACAACCTGTTGTGTGTTATCTCTGTGCAGCTGTGCGTGTGATGCTGCTCACGGCAATAAAAGAGATGAGGGTTGGTAAAGGAGCGTCGGTCAACGCCATCTTTGCGTACATTCGCACCACATACCGGTACGACCTCTTGAAGAACCGTAACCACATCAAGAGGGCCCTGGGCAAGCTGCTGGACGAGGAACTAGTAGAGAGAGTCAAAGGTCGCGGTCTGGCCGGATCCTTTAAACTGGGGAAGAAGTACAAGGAAACCAAGAAGAAGACCACCACGGCCAAATCTGTACGTATTGGAGTCCTTGCAGAAATACATATAGTCTTCTCAGTTACACTATCTTCCATAAGATATAGAGAATTTGATTATAATTGTGAAATACCCTCACTGTGTAAGCCTCAAATGAGTTTTTCTGTTCTTCTAATGGCATGCACTGCGTTCAAATTACTGCTGTTAAACCCATTGATGGCCTTTGATGGGGTTTGGTTTTGTAGCAGAGTCCCTCCGGAGACAGTGGGCCCAGGAGAACTTCACTAAGGCGAGCAGGGAAGAAGGGGAAGACCTCTTATAAAGACCCTGATACCCCAGACCTCTCTCCTTCAGAGGATATTAGCCAGAGCTGCCTGTCCCCTGACTGTCCTGTTTCTGTAGAAGACAGTAAAGATGAACAGCAGGAGGGACGCCTTGAGAAAGAGCGACGCAGCGACACGCTAAGCGCCTCACAGGATCTGGCACCTGTTGCGAAGGCAGACCGTCCTGAGGAGGACGAGAAAGAGACTCTCCACAACTCCCAGGaacaggagatggagagagtggatCAAGTGGAAGATGCCCTCGAAGAGAGTAAGCAGCAACCAGGTCCACATGTCACTCCGGAAATGTCGCCGGCCACCCGGGTGTCGTTCACCCCCTTCAACACCCCAGACTACCGCTTTGAGTGTATCTGTGGCGAGCTGGGTCTCATTGACTACAAGGCCCGGGTGCAGTGTCTCAACTGCCAGCTGTGGCAGCATGCAGAGTGTGTGAACTACAAGGAGGAAAGCCTAGACACCACACCGTTCTACTGTCCTCACTGCCTGGTGGCCATGACACCTGTCCCTACAGGAGCTACCCTCATCATCTCCCCTTCGTCCATCTGTCATCAGTGGGTTGAGGAGATCAACAAACACATCAGCTCCTCATCACTACGAGTACTGGTAAGGACTTTTATAAGTCTGCACTAAACAGTTATATTGCAGTTGAACTTTTACAAATAGTTTGGAATCTTAATTGTTAGCTTATATTCGTTTATAAATCTGTAATTAAACAGTTATATAACTTGATGGAAAGTGCTGCCAACACTGCTGTTTGTAGTAGCTGACATTGACCTGAGGTTGGTCCACCCATCCTGCGTTGGTCCATCCttccattcatccttccatcctccctccatccctcccaccgTCCCCAGGTGTACCAGGGGGTGAAGAAGCATGGTTTCATCCAGCCTCACATGCTGGCTGAGCAGGATGTGGTCATCACCACCTATGACGTGCTGCGCTCGGAGCTCAACTACGTCGACATCCCCCACAGCAACAGTAAGGACGGCCGGCGCTTTCGCAACCAGAAGCGATACATGGCTGTTCCCAGCCCCCTAGTGGCCGTGGAGTGGTGGCGCATCTGTCTGGACGAGGCCCAGATGGTGGAATGCACCACTGCCAAGGTGAGATGCCTGGAAGGAGAATAGTAATTATGGGCGGGGGTTAGCCTCAAGGCTGGAGAGACTGGTCGGAAACTGGAGTGCTCTTCAGATGCCGTAAATGTTGTAGCAACAAGCAAGATGGTATTCCTACCATTTTCGTCAATTACCCTTGGGCTTTTAGCATCTATGCTATTGTTTCCATTGTTACAGATTGTTCATTGTTGTTTTTCTTCATCAGGCGGCAGAAATGGCTCTGCGTCTCTCGTCAGTCAACCGCTGGTGTGTCAGTGGAACTCCTGTACAGAGAGGCCTGGAAGGTTAACTCTTAAATTCAAATTTATAATTCATCGATACCTACAGTAGTTTTCAATAGTTACCATATCATGCTTCCCCGGTCTTCACATGACtgatctgtctctgttctgtccagaTCCGTCTTGCCTTGTCCTGTTCTTAACCCTAACCTGACAGACTGCTTTGTTCCGAACAGATCTGTATGGTCTGGTTCTGTTCTTGGGGGTCGACCCCTACTGGGTCAAGTACTGGTGGGATCAGCTGCTCTACCGACCCTATCGCCGCGGAAACACAGAGCCACTCTACAACCTGATTGGTCAGCTGCTGTGGCGATCGGCCAAGAAAGATGTCATTGATCAGGTAGGTTGGATAATAACACATTTTGTATGACACAAATGTCTTCGTAACATATCAAGTACCTAGTCAGGTTGTTATTGTGAAATAGAATGTGTTTCTCATAGCTTACCTGGTTTAATGAGGTAAAGTAAGTTTTGCCTTTTTAGATTCACAAGTATGACTTTTCAGATTCTGTTCATCTGTTTTCCAGATTCAGATTCCCCCTCAGACAGAAGAGGTCCACTGGCTGCAGTTCTCTCCAGTGGAGGGTCACTTCTACCACCGGCAGCATGAGGTGTGTTCCCAGGACGCCCTGGTTAAGCTGAGGAAGATCCAGGACTGGAGCCTGAAGCTGGGCAGCCTGGACAGACGCACGGTCAACACCATCCTGTACCCCCTGCTCAGACTCCGTCAAGCCTGCTG
The sequence above is a segment of the Salvelinus fontinalis isolate EN_2023a chromosome 15, ASM2944872v1, whole genome shotgun sequence genome. Coding sequences within it:
- the shprh gene encoding E3 ubiquitin-protein ligase SHPRH isoform X2: MVAIMSNRRKRAPPVRVDEEAKKKLSWNMHEDRRIETLLQEEEDQIPTSSFLSTGHHIPTASLLLTGDQISTSSLLSTTHQIPTGSLLLSVQEDCEASCSSSGALLSDLGLGDDPQLPASSSTDTSSSTFLSLTVLPLCDLAHIWKSLIGEFSLRPPPLWVNPPGCDQRAFTLRRTGDQLYLSLTSSSEESSTSTGGLEMRPLDRTCPVECFLAGGIVLEELDWLQKRRAVQLCHQPGEDEIKVGIYVLESGLGKPEFLSEGNGRIRKANQLIQKLMEFYYDFIIPEVVSTEEEECDTDLERQNVEELYDYVRHLHQRENQDVSIDVQHKALIPVLRPYQSQAVNWMLRREKYRSSSSSQEQSLNFLWRELVTLCGKKLFYNPYTGGLIREFPLAGVEWPGGILADEMGLGKTVEVLALILNNSRQGLKQEALTLPLGKSVNYFVPPPRPEEEEMHIIHCKSEAQHKVKISYPTVRVMLLTAIKEMRVGKGASVNAIFAYIRTTYRYDLLKNRNHIKRALGKLLDEELVERVKGRGLAGSFKLGKKYKETKKKTTTAKSSPSGDSGPRRTSLRRAGKKGKTSYKDPDTPDLSPSEDISQSCLSPDCPVSVEDSKDEQQEGRLEKERRSDTLSASQDLAPVAKADRPEEDEKETLHNSQEQEMERVDQVEDALEESKQQPGPHVTPEMSPATRVSFTPFNTPDYRFECICGELGLIDYKARVQCLNCQLWQHAECVNYKEESLDTTPFYCPHCLVAMTPVPTGATLIISPSSICHQWVEEINKHISSSSLRVLVYQGVKKHGFIQPHMLAEQDVVITTYDVLRSELNYVDIPHSNSKDGRRFRNQKRYMAVPSPLVAVEWWRICLDEAQMVECTTAKAAEMALRLSSVNRWCVSGTPVQRGLEDLYGLVLFLGVDPYWVKYWWDQLLYRPYRRGNTEPLYNLIGQLLWRSAKKDVIDQIQIPPQTEEVHWLQFSPVEGHFYHRQHEVCSQDALVKLRKIQDWSLKLGSLDRRTVNTILYPLLRLRQACCHPQAVRGEFLPFQKSTMTMEELLKSLQKKCRVECEEVHRQLVCALNGLAGIHIIRDEFGEAVELYREVLRSSEEHKGRLKTDSLQRLHATHNLMELLNAKHPGIPPTLRDDRLKEESEQLRQHYMTKHNAEVSEAYQNLQPVLQNIKELKRKVNLRSPWWLDVVQRAIQHNVDDDLVSRIQNELTCSYKQQANKFSMADKFRDGRGLQFLLSTQMEDLTKSQKSVQDAVKRLEGTPSEAVIEETVLCHLRPVRLPLNNCVFCKADELFTDYESKLFSHTVKGQTAIFEEMIEDEEGLVDDRLPTTSRGLWAASETERALKAILSFSKARRMDHDLVEEGNTFMELFENWKKEYKVLHEYWMVLRNNVSAIDELGMATERLRVRLPDEPKPKVPVLHIIEPHEVDQNRGKLLNDRAVAKSQLQKKLGQFLYLSNLEKSQDKATGGLNPEPCPICARPLGQEWAVLTCGHCFCNECIAIIVEQYSVGSGTRRRAIKCAICRQTTSHAEISYVFTTQTDNQGTDIPVKGSHSTKVEAVVRTLKKIQLTDPGAKCLVFSTWQCVLDIIAKALFDNNMEFSQINGIHKFQENLCSFKYEEKINILLLPLHTGSNGLNIIEATHVLLVEPILNPAHELQAIGRVHRIGQTKPTYVHRFLIKSTIEERMQAMLKTAEKSSHSATAMKHSEAAVLMVADLADLFTEDNEALE